Genomic segment of Sander vitreus isolate 19-12246 chromosome 17, sanVit1, whole genome shotgun sequence:
atctaactttttttgacatattataagaatgtctaatctgtcatttgatgccttttggagatttttccatcttttcttggcttctttatgcacattaataaaaaattttacctggggtgcccaaactttcgagccccactgtatacagtataacctCTTATAACCAGGTGTATGCTTGTTACTCACCCTGAGGGTGAGGAGCTAGATGGTGGCATTACTAGGCCACGAGCCTACCTATCACTACCTATATCAGGTTACAAGTGGAAGCGTGACATCTCTCAGATTTATGTCTGTCACATCTTGAATATCTTGTATACGTTCCAGCCTGGCACAAGGTGTGCTTGATCGTATGCACAGCTTTATCCCACCACTGATCTGTAAAATCCACCCACAGTTCCTGCTCCCAAGCAATTCTAGTAAGTTTTGGCAACAGAATGAATGTCAAAAGCCATGAGTTACTCATATGTCTTGGATATGAGTGATTTCTGGTGGTGTTTTAGGGTTAGAAGGTCATCCTATGGTTGGTTACAATAGTGGGGAGGGAAGGATAGCATGGAAAAAGAGATGAGGCACAGCGTCTAACTtgaaagtaacaaaacaaatggGATTGTTGTGGAAGCAATCTGAGGATACTGAAAAGCTACAAACAGTGCCATCTCTGTAGAGGTCTCAACACAGTAGTATCAATGAGTGATGGGAGAAATAGAAGATTCTTCACTAGAGGCATCAGGGTGGAGGTTGcaataaacttaaaaataattACGTCTGAATTAAAATTTTAAGGGGAGACAGCATCACAGGGCTGTTTGTAAATCTGGAAGGATTCATTAGTAGGGAGGAGGGGAGTAGAGCCATTGGGGAAGATGAGGAACATGATTGATGATTGAACCTCCAACCTACACTTAATGACCGTAGTGATTGAAGCCAGTAAGTCAATGTGAGTATATGTGCTGACCAatagtaaaacagaaaattagGTAGGGTAGGTCCGCCACTGAATTGAAATGTTTGCCATAATGATTTCCTCACCCTGGCTGCTTTCCCACCATGTAAAAACCTGGTAATGATTTGGTCTATAGATTTGAAGAAATGTttgggcaaaaacaaaacattgaaacaatAGAGAAATCTAGGCAGGACATTCAGTGTTACCGCATTAATTCTAATTGATGAGGttttgtcttttcatgggatgtTTAGACAGTAGGAGAAATAATAGAATATCATCAGCttcatccttttcttttttaaagatcattttttgggcattttcagcctttactttgataggacagctgaagacatgaaaggggagagagaggggggaatgacatgcagcaaagggctgcaggtcggagttgaacccaggCCCActgtgttgaggagtaaacctctatatgtgggcacacactctaccaactgagctatccgggcaccaAGCTTCatcatttaacaaaaaatatttataaataagAACAATAGGGTTGGGCACTGTTTACTCTGGGTCTTCATCTTCATCTGTGCAAATAAGAGGTTGGATTCTGACTCAGGTCAGGCTTGGCTCCAAGTTCCCTTAATAGCCATATTAAGTTATTCAAGCCCCAACTGGAAGATTTAACGCCACCATTAGCATACACCCGCATGAGTCAGCTATGTCCTCTGCCCGAGCAGAAACACTTGGTCAGTCGTATGTCTCCAAAACTGGTCGTTTCTGCTGTCAGTGGGCCGTGGATTGATCCCTCTGCTTTTGTTGGAGCAGCAGGTAGCAACAAGATGGACTGCCCATTAGTGGATGGAGGGTAAAAAACAACGTGTGTGGTGACATCATTTATGGTCACAAAATGAGTCCCAtcttatacatactgtatatttcttcGTAGTTCCAGGAACTAAGATGTCAGTCAATTTTTCTTACCATAGTTCggatgtgttttcatttttattgtaaaagGAACTGTTACTGTAAACCTCTGGTCAACCTTGGCCTCCATTAGATGTCACACGGAAAGCACTTTTCATTACAGGTACAGGAAAGCGTAAACATGGATACTTTATACAGATCAATCCAACTAAATTGAGTTTGGTTACATGACTGGTTACTGCTCCAGTAAAGCTGTCATGTTTCCTGACTCCTGGCCTGTCACTGAAGATGCTTTACTGCCGGTTTGATCAGCCTCCAGCTGTTTCTTCATCTCTGCTAATTCTTAGTGATTAACACTAACTCTTGCCCACTTTGCCTCATGTATTGttctttccttttgttttatGTCTACCTCTTAATTACACTGTTGAGAGGGCATGAAGTGAGGGAGAGACTATTGATTGTTTTTGCTGCACTTTGTTTGCTCTGCTCATTCAGGTGTTCTCCTGATTCTGCAAAGCTGGCTGTAGTGAAAAGAGTCACCACTGACAGGACTGGATAAAGAGTTCTTTGTGGTTGGCTTTTAGTTCAATGAAAATTGACTATGTGTTACAGTTTATCTTGGCGGTTCAAAGGTCTGCTTCATGGTAACACGTTTGCTCAAGTGACCTGTATAGGTTAAGTGTACAAAACATGAGATATAGTGCTCGGACTGGACAGAAATGTGAACCTTTCTAAATGGTTACTTCcaccaaaataataaaacatattttctcacaTTTATTGGTATCTATCCATGCAGGTAGTTGCCAATACTTTTCTACTGAAAAGTATTGGCAATGAGGTCTGTGATTATTATGAGTAATAGGGCCAGGACCCTGTTTTGAAATAGTTTTAGTGGGCATTTTATGCCTTTCTTACAGAGCTGACTTAAGAGGAAATGAGGGGGAGAGATATGGTGAAGGACTTACAACAAAGGTCCCCGACTGAATTCAAACCGGGGGTGTTGTGGTTCATGGTTGACACCTTAAATCCCTAGAGTGCCCCTGTTTTGAATgtctttttaaagattgttaaatattattattattttacctcCATTATATTGATGTGGAGTCAGAAATCTCAAACCCTGGTATGATAAAAAGAAAACTACTTGCATTGGCTGTACAAGAATATAGTGagcaaatatgttttcttttcaaaataaaaaatagatagatagataattgGGTGAACTGGTCCTTTAACAGTGATGGCGGAAGTATTTAGAACTAACTAAAGTTAGGTAAAAGTAGCAATGCCACAGTATACAATGATGCTCTGTATAGAAGTAATTAAGTATTGCATTCAAAATTTCACTTAGGTGAAAGTAGATTACATAAGTATCATTAGCAAAATATGCTTACAGTATCAAAAGTAGAAGTAGCTACAGTACTATACAGTATAGagcctatatactgtatatgtgtatattattATTGATGCATCATTGTCACAATAATGTGTAAGCCGCTAATTTTAACAACTCCATATACTGTTGGGTAATTTAActcttacatttttaatattttgtaaaCCTATCATATGTTTTTATGGACAGTCCTGAACTGAAAAATAACCAGTGATTAGAGCTTTGAAATATATGTACAGTAGCAAAGTAAGATCACACAATATATGGCTCTCACATAGTCTCTCTAGTGGACTAGAAATATAAAATAGctcaaaatgaaaatacttaagtaaactacttacagtacttaagtaaacagttactttccaccactgccctTTCAGACTCTATACATTGCCCAACCAACTTCTCTGGCTCATTCTCCTTatcttacagtaaaacacacatttacatcatgttcttttttttgttcatcttTGCTACCACAGCCCTGGACCCATGCTCTGCCTATATCAGCCTGAATGAACCCTGGAGGAACACAGACTACCACGTCAACCAGTCATCCGGTGTGCCCCTGTGTGACAGCCACGTGTCTGGAGAATGGTACCGCTTCACTGGTATGGCAGGGGATGCCATGCCCACCTTTTGCATCTCTGAGAATCACTGTGGCACCCATGCTCCCATCTGGCTCAACGGAAGCCACCCTCAACCCCACGAGGGTGTCGTCACCCTGCCTGTCTGTGCCAGCTTCAATGACAACTGCTGCCAGTGGAACGCCAGTGCCGATGTAAAGGCCTGTACTGGAGGATACTTTGTCTATCGCCTGCCCAAACCCTCAGTCTGCTTCCATGTTTACTGTGGCCGTGAGTGAACATGTCCGATGTGTAtataaaaatcatttttttatccAATAAATGAGTTACTTTTCATTTTACTGGctattgttgtgtgtgtgtgtgtgtgtgtgtgtgtgtgtgtgtgtgtgtgtgtgtgtgtgtgtgtgtgtgtgtgtgtgtgtgtgtgtgtgtgtgtgtgtgtgtgtgtgtgtgtgtgtgtgtgtgtgtgtgtgtgtgtgtgtgttgcacagaTTTCTATGATATCTGTGATGAGGTGGAGTGTGCAGGTCCCAGATGTCCCAAGTCTGACTGTCGCTGTGCACCTGGAACTGCCATGGGACCAGACAGACAAACATGCCTGGgtgagacagacggagagagcgAGGAAGAGAGGGAACAAAAAAGTTGTTTAACAGATATGGAAGACAGATAGGCTGGAAATGGTTTCTGAAAATGAATAACAAGCAAAATCAATCAGATTGGCTTTGCAGTATGTTTACATAATTGTTTTAACCATTGTTTTTCTAACACTTTCAAATGTTGATCTGTTACTTTTAGTTAACTGTTTCAACAACTTAttcatttatgttattttttttttcaactatctATCCATACTCGCTattaatttcaacatttatCTATTACTTTTAGCTAGCTGTTTTAACATCTCTGCTCACTTACTAACCAGCTATCACACACTCTTAATCACAACATTGCTTAGATGTTAGCTGACTCAATATGTAGATAtatctttttaaatcaaaaagtAAATTCTGTTTTATCAAATAAGCCAGGctactccacaatctttccacgtaCCCCCTGAGGTTCAAGTACCCGTGGTTCACGACTCTGTGACGACTGTTCCAGCCATTTTCTCTAGTCTCTATGACCTGAGTAACTGTAGGATGTGTTGAAATATCCCAATTCCATACCAATAGAGTTATTTCTAGTTTCTAAATAATACGATACAGTAGGTCATAAAATAGGAAAGATTAGTGCAAAACCTGATGAAGGGAGCAGCGATATAGACAGAAAGATTGAAATATTGTCTTTTGTACACTGTTATcccgaattagttgactttactagaaatttgcgtggaaacccATTGCCTTAAACCATCTAAGTTTTTACaaaaggtgaaacttaacaAGTCAAGCtgtattaacacagagcagTAAGTTGATGCAgaagacaaatcaagtttacattagtagtcattactaaaaaatcattagtaaacatttttATGTTGTCTAAATTATGCATGTTTGGTTAAATAAGCAaagaaacaaatacaaacatttagGGTAGTTATCAagactaaataaataattttttcagATAATTAATATTTGTTTTCCTTAATGACAGCCCAATTTGTAGAACTAAGCATTCAAAACAAAGtccagaaaatgttttattaatacaCATTCAGTCTTGTTACACGTTATTGCAATGTTCTACATGGTAAGTTTAATTGAGATCACAGAATTACCACTTTCCAACTGTGtatgttgttgaatattgtCAGTGCCCAGAAGCCATCAGTCCCCACCTgggtctcggtcatggtgcaacaataaacGTAGATAAACACTGACACCAATTCAACCATACAAAGCTTAAACccagataacataaatgcacacccagaacattaacagaacattattaaaacacactttaactaggacagaaaccgtTCAGAACATATCTTTTTtatcccatgagcctttgcatcgcttcagcgcagaacagttcaaatggtttatcggtgttttttgctcccaacggctccttccaggcagcgctgcctggaaggcactaggattaggcaatggttatggttatggttatggttaggtgccttggaggcagcggtcacagcgctgcctggaaggagcagttgggggcaaaaaacaccatcgagggttcaaatgaccccgcccctcccatCCTTAGTTCTGCTTATAATATGATGTGTGCACTGTatacttaagctgattattacaaacaactaatgtgatttagtaatgaatatgttttttaacaaaacataaaagaataagtagtgactGACCACTACAAAGTTTAATTAGCCTACAACTAATTCTGGGTTTACAGTTTGCTGACtccaggtatgtgtgtgtgtgtgtgtgtgtgtgtgtgtgtgtgtgtgtgtgtgtgtgtgtgtggtacatcGAATGTTGCACAGTGATGGGTGAAAGGCATGCAGTGGGAAACTAGCCGGCCTGAAAAGTCCCATTATCTCATTATTCACCCATCAACAAAATCTGCCTTTCTTTGTCTCATTTCTCCATCCTCGCTTACTCTCTTCCCTCACTCCCTTGCACTCTCACTTTAGTCCCTCCTTTTATTTCACCCATCATTATTTCTTTACCAGTCCTCTCAGTATTATCAACGCAGTTTTAAAGTCCTTCAAAGTCGATTCATCATCTTCTTCCCGGAACACTAAGTGAGGTGATAAACTCCACCCATCTGGTACTCAGTCGATTGAAAAAGGACTCATCTGATAATAATACCTGACCCAGCTGTGGTGTGTGTCCTATGATCAGATATAAATGAATGTGAGAAGGGCAATGGCGGCTGTGTAGAGGTGTGTGTGAACACCAAAGGCTCCAGACGCTGTGAGTGTGGGCCGGGCCGTGTGCTGGACGAGGATGGAAGCAACTGCAGAGGTACACCTGTGTTGTGATGTGCATACTGTATGACACATCAGTCAATGTTGTACCGAGATAGTTAAACCAGGAAACCACGCGGTGTGCTTCATCTTTTTCATGTCTCTTTGTCACCTCATGCAGAGATAGCAGGCTGTCATGTTAACAATGGAGGCTGCAGCCATGGCTGCTCCTCGCTGCTGGACTCCTATCAATGCCACTGTCCCAGAGGGCTGGAGCTGGGAGAGGATAAACACATATGTCAGGGTGTGTATCAGTGTTTGTGTATAAGAAAGCTAGATATTGGAATAGTCCAAGGTGTCATCCTCTATTCACATATTctttccaaaacccaaagatatttaggATTGTATCCATCATTTATGGTTATTATCAattaataaatgttgattacTTTCTTCATAATCTATCTCTCTTTATGTACTTAGCCAACAAATAGATTGTGTGGTTTGTTTTCTCctcttttgcattttttgcaCGATTTGTGCCATGTTATGGGACCATAATAATATGTCATATCTTTGTCTCCCTTTCCTGCAGTGCCAGTCCAGTGTGATTCCAGCTCTATTATTGTGTCAGTTCCTAAGGACCTTGTAGGAGGACTGGAGCTCTCTCTGTCCAACTCGTCTTGTCGAGGTGTTTCCAATGGCACACACATCAACCTCAGCTTCAGCCTCAAGACCTGTGGCACAGTGGTAGAGGTCAGAGGCATTGGGTTCAAAGTTTTTAGACAGAATGTGCTCAGGATTTAGTCTCTGCAGTTAGGGCTAGGAGACATATTTGATTACAACAATATATAAAGGGTAGTGCCTTAAATGTGTGTTGTTTGAGGTTGTCACGGCTGATAAAGCTATTAAAACGCTGTCAACTGAATGTCGACCCCTAGGTGACAGATGATAAGATTGTGGGGACCAACCTGGTGACAGGCCTCCCTAGGAGCAGCCCAGGCAGCAGCAGGGACCTGATAGTCCGCACCAGCAAGTTAGTGCTCCCAGTCACCTGTGAGTTCCCCAGGGAGTACCAAGTGTCGGACGGATACCAGGCAAGTCAGCGCAGCTCAGCCCTCGAACTGGCAGGCCACAGTGAGGGAGTCTTCCCCTTCTTTCTAGAGCTCTTTAAGAGCGCAGAGTTCTCGGAGCCGTATCGCACTCCGCCCCAGCTCCGCCTGCACGACTCCCTGTTCTTCGGGGTGGAGCCAAAGGAGAGGGTGGAGGGCCTCTCTGCACTGGTGGAGAGCTGCTTCGCCACACCAGGACCTAAAGCTGACCAGGCCCTCAAGTATTACCTCATCAAAGACGGGTGAATACTGTGGATGGTTTTATCAGTTCTAATGCCACATCTTGCGCTGCATGACATAGCACACTTATTACAAGTGCCTTATGAACTACAAAATAGCACTGCTGGAAGAGTATATAAATGAATAGGTTTGTTTTGCTACCTTATAAtgctaaaatatataataaaggaTTCAAGCTCAAGTTCATGATCACTTTTATATGTGCATATGTCTTCCTAACCCTGACACCTGATAGCTTTATATTAAGTAAACTGTGGCtggctaaaaagaaaaaaaaactgtatttatagATACTATACACTATATTAACAGGAAAGCCAAAGAAAAGCTGTGATAGTAATAAAGTGGTATAGCAATGACCATATTTTgcaatttgggtgaactgaccctttaaagtGTCTTGCTCATGCCCACAATGAAAACTGCAGAATTCTGTCTTTTTAATATTGTCTCACTAATACAAGATATGTAATACATGTCAACAGAATCAGACCCAGCTGCTGTGTTTCCACAAAGCCTTAGCATCAGCTGCTTCATGGTTATAGGAACAGGAAAGGAAATCTCCACTCCTTCAAGGAAatgtcaaatgaaaaatgccacTAGCCTCGTACTCTGATTTATgtggaaagaaaacaagaatATTTTGAGTATAAATCCTTACTATCTGGGGAACACTTTCTTTTGGCAAACCATTTCTCCACCAAATCTCTACCTCTACTCTATGAACACAGAGCAGGGCAGTGATCTATTTTCTTGATTTTCctattaaaaaaacagtgtttgATGGCCTTTGGGCAGCTAACCTTGATGATGTGGCTTGTTAGAAACATATCTGGATCACTGAATACTTTGTAAGGATATCAAACACATGTATGACTCTATTTTCCCTCTTCTTCTAATTCAGGTGTATCTCTGATGAAACAGTGACACAGTACTCATCAAAGGACCAGCTCTCTAAGCACTACCAGGTCCCTGTCTTCAAGTTCATTGGCAAGGACAACCAAGTGAGTAAAGAAAAGCATGCTGGGAGCCAGCTGGCCAGTGTGTGTGGGGTTATTTCTGTGTAGCACTATATTGCATGGACTGAAGCAGCCAGTGTCCTTACACTGTGGTGGTGTTCTTCTCTATCTGTACTCAAAACAAGCTTGTCTCCTCTGATTACAGCAAGTGTTCCTCCACTGCCAGGTGTTAGTATGCGGGGCAGGAGACTCCCACTGTGCCCAGCGTTGTCAAAGACGTGTCCGCCGAGAGGTTCGGTCCGGTGAACCTCAGGAGCAGCACACACTGAGTGGAGGCCCCATCTTCATCCTGCCTGAGCCATGATGCTAACATAGAGCCATTAACTCAAACAGGCAGAAAAACACCATGAgagccaacagcagcagcaaaattAGTAACATTTAGATTAAAGGAGACTTGCCATTTCAGTTTATTTAGATATTAAAAGTCTCTCTTATGCACATATACATgatgtgtagtatatatatactctTTTTTATTCCTATGTAAGTTACTGTGTCAGTCACAGTGCTGTAGATCACTTAAATTCTGCTTAATACAtccaagtttgtgtgtgtcattgcCACTTTGCCCGGCAGCACAATTTACTGGCAATAAAGTGAGTGACATTTCTATTAGAAATCATTCTGAGGGGGCACAGTTCATTTGTAACAACTACAGCATGAAGGATGTTTTTCTAGGTCAAACTTTCTGGCATTTATCAGGCTTGATTACAGCTTAAAGATTTTGTGGATTTATAGAAGTGGTTTATCCTTCACACTATCACTGACTTGACAAATACATGTGGAACACCCATAGATGTATTCTGACTCGTTTGCTCAGATGGCTGGGGGATCATGTCACACATCCCAGTGTGTTAGAGAAGAGATATTAGTGTGCCCTGCCTGAAAATGATTAATGCGCTTCTTCACTGACAATTAATCTAGAATTAATCAGTTAAACTGCAATtagtcatttattcattcataacAAATAACTGGCAAATAACTTACATCAAACATTAACGTAGTACAGTAGCTGTAATAGGCATCACATTTACATGACACTGACTTAAGGTTTGAGCAGACTATTTTGATAAATAACAGAACACAACAAACCATGTGCAGCAGAGGAATTAAATTGTGTCTTTCTATCTAGAGGAAATTAATCCAACAATATCCTTCCCATCAGGCAATTTGTCTGGAGTTATCATAGTAATTTATGGTAATGGAGTCACAGAGGCCTAAAAATGGCCTAAAATGAAATGGAGTATGGAGAGTAAAACATGCATAGGGCAGTTAATTAGAAACCTGAAAGTCATATTCAGATACCTAATATGTGTTAGTACTGCCTATGAATAAAACCTAAGAAACTGTTCATCTGCATTCCccatttatgtcttttttttaaactcccaAGCTGTGAATCTTGAGAGGGCTCTTGTGAAGTATTTCCTTGACAAAAAGCCTATAAATATAAAGTATAATCTGTGGAAATACTTATGACTCTGTTATTTGTCTGTGAAAGCATGCAGGAGTTTGTCCATAGTCTTTCTGTGTCACAGttcatccctctcttctccctcaCAGACACATGCTGCCCTCTGGCTGTTCATGTAAGGCCTGCAACCAAGAGTCCCCACTGTGCTGTGGAGAGCGTCCGCCATCGAATCACAGGCTaagaagaaaagacagagaaaaatagagagaggagggaggcagaGTTTAGTATGATTTTTTTGATCACTCACAATTacggctgggcaatatatcaataataTATTGGTATCGTAAAATGAGATtaaatatcgtcttagatttcaGATATCGGAATATCAGTATatggtaagtgttgtcttttcctgtttttaaaggctgcattacagtaaagggatGCCATTGTCTGAACTCACCAGGCTATTCTagttgttctattatttgcctttaaccacttagtcattatatgcacattattgatgatgatttatctaaaatctaattgtaaaaatattttgtaaaagcactaattgtcaaccctataatatcgtcgcaatatcgacattgaggtatttgatcaataatatcgtgatatctgattttctccatattgcccagccctactcacaATGCATGTgagatgttaataataataataataataataataataataataataataataatttatactttattaatcccgcaagggaaattaaaatgttttcactctgttgttataatacacattacacacaggcctaaaatacacacacatgctcagtacctatacatgcgctaatggagagatgtcagagtgagggggctacAGCTGTCAATGGACAGGTGCcccaagcagttgggggttcggtgccttgctcaagagcaccttggcagtgcccaggaggtgaactggcacctctccagctaccagtccaccgcCATACTTTTGTCCCGTATGgagacttgaaccagcgaccctccggttcccaacccaactgcCTACATACCCTGGTGGTTTCATTCATATACAcctttatatataaatatctgcAAATATCTCACCTTGTACCTTCGACACAAAGCCCAGACTCTTCTTAAGGTCAGAGCAAATGCCATGCAGACACAAGCGAAACTCTGAGTCACAGTCGTACTTGGTTGTGCCACAAGTGTCATAGCACATATCAAGCTGGTTACAGCACTCAGTCATAGCAGGGATCCCCAGGTcaagctgtcaaaataaaaaaactgtattgTCAGTGCAGTTTACCAAGAACCTAGCATTTTAAACCATTGTGGTTGTGGTAAGCTCCATTATTATGGGCTTAATGATGTAGTTCTGGGCTGTTGGTGCTATGTGGGCCACCTACAGCGGTATTCACCTGGAATCCCAccagagaggagctgcagccgTTGGGCTCTGGGAGCTGGTAGCCGGGACGAGGTTGAGGAGGTTTACCTACGAAAACAGAGATGTTCCATTTAATTCTCAAACTAAAGTGAAGGCCCATTAACACACTGATGTCATAATATACTCCTTGGGTCTACAGGATATCTCTGTTCTTAGGTGTGTGTTGTTTCAAAGATAAGATGTAACTTCTGTTTAAGAACATATGTATTGATTGTGTAACTGTACATCTACCTCCTAGACTGATAACCAGAATGTTTTCAGGTTTCATTATCAGCAGCCTGAGGGTAG
This window contains:
- the oit3 gene encoding oncoprotein-induced transcript 3 protein; its protein translation is MPQYTMMLCMFFFLFIFATTALDPCSAYISLNEPWRNTDYHVNQSSGVPLCDSHVSGEWYRFTGMAGDAMPTFCISENHCGTHAPIWLNGSHPQPHEGVVTLPVCASFNDNCCQWNASADVKACTGGYFVYRLPKPSVCFHVYCGHFYDICDEVECAGPRCPKSDCRCAPGTAMGPDRQTCLDINECEKGNGGCVEVCVNTKGSRRCECGPGRVLDEDGSNCREIAGCHVNNGGCSHGCSSLLDSYQCHCPRGLELGEDKHICQVPVQCDSSSIIVSVPKDLVGGLELSLSNSSCRGVSNGTHINLSFSLKTCGTVVEVTDDKIVGTNLVTGLPRSSPGSSRDLIVRTSKLVLPVTCEFPREYQVSDGYQASQRSSALELAGHSEGVFPFFLELFKSAEFSEPYRTPPQLRLHDSLFFGVEPKERVEGLSALVESCFATPGPKADQALKYYLIKDGCISDETVTQYSSKDQLSKHYQVPVFKFIGKDNQQVFLHCQVLVCGAGDSHCAQRCQRRVRREVRSGEPQEQHTLSGGPIFILPEP
- the pla2g12b gene encoding group XIIB secretory phospholipase A2-like protein, with product MVCVSTAADMLDLGIPAMTECCNQLDMCYDTCGTTKYDCDSEFRLCLHGICSDLKKSLGFVSKVQACDSMADALHSTVGTLGCRPYMNSQRAACVCEGEERDEL